The genomic window CATCACGTTCGGGGTCTCGGCCATGGCGGCGATCACGTCGTCGGTGAAGTCGCGCGGGTGCGGCGAGGTGAAGCGGACGCGCTCCAGGCCCTCGATCGTGCCGCAGGCCCTCAGCAGCTTGGAGAAGGCCTCACGGTCGCCGATGTCGGATCCGTAGGCGTTGACGTTCTGGCCGAGCAGGGTGATCTCGCTGACGCCCTCGGCGACGAGGGCCTCGATCTCGGCGAGGATGTCGCCGGTCCGGCGGTCCTTCTCCTTGCCGCGCAGCGCGGGGACGATACAGAACGTGCAGGTGTTGTTGCAGCCGACGGAGATCGACACCCACGCCGCGTAGGCGGACTCACGCCGGGTGGGCAGCGTCGAGGGGAACGCCTCCAGGGACTCCGCGATCTCGACCTGCGCCTCCTCCTGGATCCGGGCGCGCTCCAGGAGCACCGGCAGCTTGCCGATGTTGTGCGTACCGAAGACGACGTCGACCCAGGGGGCCCGCCGCACGATGGTGTCGCGGTCCTTCTGCGCCAGGCAGCCGCCGACGGCGATCTGCATCCCGGGGCGCTTCGTCTTCATCGGGGCGAGGCGGCCGAGGTTGCCGTAGAGCTTGTTGTCGGCGTTCTCACGCACCGCACAGGTGTTGAAGACGACGACGTCGGCGTCGCCGTCCGATCCCTCGGGGGCGCGCACGTAGCCGGCGCCCTCCAGCAGCCCCGACAAGCGCTCGGAGTCGTGGACGTTCATCTGGCACCCGTAAGTGCGTACCTCGTAGCTCTTCTGGACGTCCACTGCTTCGCTCCGGTTGCCGCTGGTCATGGGACAAGGGTAGGCGCTGGCGGGACCTCCCCCCTCCGCCTGAGGTCCGGCCCCGGTCCGGCCTGGCCAGGACGGGGCACCGCCTGGCAGGATCGCGCCATGCTCCACGCACTGTCCCGGGCCGGCCGGCGCCGCACCCTCCAGGGGGGCGCCGCCGCCGTCGTGCTCGGGCTGCTGCTGTGGTGGGTCCTCCCGCTCGGCGACGGGGAGCCGAGCGGCTCGCTCACCTTCTCCACCGGCGTACGGAGCGGGGTCTACCAGCGGTACGGGCAGCGGCTCGAGGGCGCGCTGGCCAAGGACATGCCCAAGGTGTCGATACGGCTGCAGAACAGCGAGGGATCGCAGCAGAACATCGAGCGGGTCGCCACCGGCAAGGCCGACTTCACCATCGCCACCGTCGACGCGGTGGCCACCTACCTGCAGAGCGGCAAGCCCGGTGGCGAACGGCTGCGCGGGTGCGTGCGGCTGTACGACGACTACGTGCAGCTGGTCGTGCCCCGGGGCTCGGACATCGAAAAGGTCTCGGACCTGCGGGGCAAGCGGGTCGGCGTCGGGCAGAGGGGATCGGGCGTGCTCCTCGTCGCCGACCGTCTCAT from Streptomyces sp. NBC_01341 includes these protein-coding regions:
- a CDS encoding TAXI family TRAP transporter solute-binding subunit; translated protein: MLHALSRAGRRRTLQGGAAAVVLGLLLWWVLPLGDGEPSGSLTFSTGVRSGVYQRYGQRLEGALAKDMPKVSIRLQNSEGSQQNIERVATGKADFTIATVDAVATYLQSGKPGGERLRGCVRLYDDYVQLVVPRGSDIEKVSDLRGKRVGVGQRGSGVLLVADRLMTAAGVDPSADITPVEAGIDTMPQRLTDGELDAFFWSGGLPTGAVEELSQKFDIRLVPLEAPLISKLQAAGGSTRHYRSAVMPADAYDHAQQGQAVQTVAVANLLITTDRTDPLMTEAFTRTVIDSRDRIGREVHAAQLVDLRTAIYTDPLALHEGARRYYRSAKP
- the miaB gene encoding tRNA (N6-isopentenyl adenosine(37)-C2)-methylthiotransferase MiaB, whose amino-acid sequence is MTSGNRSEAVDVQKSYEVRTYGCQMNVHDSERLSGLLEGAGYVRAPEGSDGDADVVVFNTCAVRENADNKLYGNLGRLAPMKTKRPGMQIAVGGCLAQKDRDTIVRRAPWVDVVFGTHNIGKLPVLLERARIQEEAQVEIAESLEAFPSTLPTRRESAYAAWVSISVGCNNTCTFCIVPALRGKEKDRRTGDILAEIEALVAEGVSEITLLGQNVNAYGSDIGDREAFSKLLRACGTIEGLERVRFTSPHPRDFTDDVIAAMAETPNVMPQLHMPMQSGSDTILRAMRRSYRQERFLGIIEKVRAAMPDAAISTDIIVGFPGETEEDFEQTMHAVREARFANAFTFQYSKRPGTPAADMEGQIPKEVVQERYMRLSALQEEISWNENKKQVGRTLDVMVAEGEGRKDGATHRLSGRAPDNRLVHFTKPSQDVRPGDVVTVETTYAAPHHLLAEGAPLAVRRTRSGDAWEKRTAAPAAQPAGVMLGLPGVGVPAPLPAAQGCAVD